The Accipiter gentilis chromosome Z, bAccGen1.1, whole genome shotgun sequence DNA window gtcccttccctcccccgGAGGCCTGAGGAGGTAGATGGAAGTGCAGTTCTTTGGGGGCCAACCCCCATCCTCtggctcttccctctcctcccagcccctttttccccccctcaaaaTCCATCCCttgaggggggagggaaggatggCGTGTCTCCTCCACCTCCTGTTGTCCATCCATGCTTCCCTCCCCATGTCCGTCTGCTCAGCACATCTCATCTGCGCTCGCCTGggtctttcttttgcttttatttccccctcccttttaCCCCCTTGTGCTGCCGTCTGAATTTTGATTCCTTCCCCTTTGTTCCCCCCTCACCCGTGGGTGGTTTTGCTGCTATTATTTGCTCCATTCTCCACCGCCACTCCTTGTTCCTGAGCAGAAGAGATCGAAGGTAAGCCCAGatcaccccaccaccccccccccatatcCCCTTGGGGTCCCCCCCTACTCTGGGGCCAAGCAAGCACAGCCCACCCCCCTGCACCATCCCCCTGGGGCAAGATCCTGACCTTCCTCTTTCTCACAGCTTCCAACATTGATAACGTGGTGCTGGATGAGGATCGCTCTGGCGCTCGGCGGCTGCAGAAcctctggaggtgactgcagCTCTGTCTGTGCGTCTGTCTGTCTGGCAGGGTGGTGGCAGCTGAGCTGATGCCTCTCCCGCTCCTTTTATCTCCCCAGGGATCAGCGTGAGGAGGAGCTGGGCGAGTATTACATGAAGAAATATGCCAAGTCCTCAGTGGGAGAGACGTgagtccccatccccatccccagtgtGAGAGGGAGCAGCTCCCTTTTCTCCCCACCGCCtctcatttaattattttttttataattttcccttttttcagcGTTTACGGTGGTTCTGATGAGCTCTCGGATGACATCACGCAGcaacagctcctgccaggagtcAAGTGAGTCTCACCGAGGAGGGGCGGGAAACCCATGTGGtttgggggggaaaggaggaaatcGGGACAAGACACTCTGTAACGGCGTTTCCCTCTTCACCCCTGCGCAGGGACCCCAATCTCTGGACCGTCAAATGCAAGGTACGTTCAGGGGGGACTCAGTGTGGTGGCAGGAGGAGCCATGTATCTCCAACTCTAAAACATTATTTTCGTCCCCAGATTGGTGAGGAACGCGCCACGGCCATCGCTCTCATGCGGAAATTCATCGCTTACCAGTTCACCGACACGGTGAGGCTGCGGGGGAGCCAGGCTGTAGCCAGTGGTGGGGTGACAGTGCCGTGGTGTCCCCAACATGTCCCCAGTGTGTTCCCTCGTCCTCCAGCCCCTGCAGATCAAGTCAGTGGTGGCCCCCGAGCACGTCAAGGGTTACATCTACGTGGAGGCCTACAAGCAGACGCATGTCAAGCAGGCGATCGAGGGTGTGGGCAACCTGCGCATGGGCTACTGGAACCAGCAGATGGTCCCCATCAAGGAGATGACAGATGTCCTCAAAGTGGTGAAGGAGGTCACCAACCTCAAGCCCAAATCTTGGGTGCGCCTCAAAAGAGGGATCTACAAGGATGACATCGCCCaggtgagaagcagaaggagaTGGGGACACCAtggtgggggacacacacctGGCTCACCCTGCATTTGTGCCCCCGCCCCAGGTGGATTACGTGGAGCCCAGCCAGAACCAGATTTCCCTCAAGATGATCCCTCGCATCGACTTCGACCGGATCAAAGCCCGCATGAGCCTGGTAAGCAGGCCTGTGCCGTGCAGGTGCTggcgctgccgccgccaccgTGTCACTGCCCTTCATTCACCCCCTActgccccctgccccacagaAAGACTGGTTCGCCAAGAGGAAAAAGTTCAAGCGACCCCCGCAGCGGCTCTTTGATGCCGAGAAGATTCGGTAGGCGACCATCACCATGCCAGGGGACATCAGATGCTGCCCAAAAAGCCCCCACTGGGGGAGCTGCCCTCGCCAAGGAGGGCTTTTGTCCCGGGGGGGGCTCTTGCCTACCAAGGGGGTGATTTTGGTTTTGTCCCAGGTCCCTAGGAGGTGATGTGGCATCTGATGGTGACTTTCTCATCTTCGAAGGCAATCGCTACAGCCGCAAGGGATTCCTCTTCAAAAGCTTTGCCATGTCAGCTGTGGTGAGCGCCACTGCCCTGCTGTGCTGGGGTTTGAACACCAAACCTGCTGGTTTTCCCCCAAAACCACCTCCTTTCTAACGCTGAGGGGTGGTGGGAGGCCAGTAGCTCCTCAACTGGGTTGGTTTTGGCCACTGTTTCCACTCTTGGCAGATAACGGAGGGGGTGAAGCCCACCCTGTCGGAGCTGGAGAAGTTTGAGGACCAGCCCGAAGGCATTGACCTGGAGGTGGTGACAGAGAGCACAGGTAAGTGGGTGCCACTGCCGTCATCCCCCCGCTGTCCCCCCTGCAGCGCCGTCCCCTCACTGTCTCCACCATTACCACAGGGAAGGAACGAGAGCACAACTTCCAGCCCGGCGACAACGTGGAGGTGTGCGAGGGTGAGCTGATCAACCTGCAAGGCAAAATCCTCAGCGTCGACGGCAACAAGATCACCATCATGCCGAAACATGAGGACTTGAAGGTCAGAGGGTCCCGAGGGGGCAACACTGGGTGCCTCCTGCGGCCGCTGTGGCCACCCTGGGACCACCCCAGCCCCTTCTTGCCATGCCCACAGCCTTCTCTTCCACCCTCAGGACATGCTAGAGTTCCCAGCTCAGGAGCTGCGGAAGTATTTCAAGATGGGTGACCACGTCAAGGTGATCGCGGGGCGTTTTGAGGGCGACACAGGGCTGATCGTGAGGGTGGAGGAAAACTTTGTCATCCTCTTCTCTGACCTCACCATGCACGAGGTATTTGGGGGTGAAAAGTCCGGTTTGGTGCTGTGTCTTGGCCCGAAACAGACTGGGTTTTGGGGAGAAGATGTGAAATGGCTGTCTCTCACGCTTTTTGCCACCAGCTCAAGGTTCTGCCACGGGACCTGCAGCTCTGCTCAGAGACGGCGTCTGGCGTGGATGTAGGGGGTCAGCACGAGTGGGGTGAGCTGGTGCAGCTGGACCCCCAAACAGTGGGTGTCATTGTCCGCCTGGAGCGGGAGACATTCCAGGTGagtcccagctccccagggacaCCCGGAGGAGCCACATCTGTGTCCCAGGGGGTTTCCATGCTCATCCCTGTGCCAGAGCTACGTCCCCTGCCCCAGGGGGTCCCCATTTTTGGCCACCTCTCTCCCACCCTCTCCCTGTCCCCGCAGGTACTGAACATGTACGGGAAGGTGGTGACAGTGCGGCACCAGGCTGTCACCAGGAAGAAGGACAACCGCTTCGCCGTCGCCCTCGACTCGGAGCAGAACAACATCCACGTCAAGGACATTGTCAAAGTCATAGACGGGCCTCACTCGGTAGGGGCTTTGGGGGTGTGATGGGCCCCTTCTGGTGCTTTGGGACCCCCCAGGGGTGTTCTGGGTCCCTGCCAGAGCTGCTCTGGGTCTGTCCCTGCTTCAGGGACTGTCCCTGGGATGAGCTGGGTCCTTCCTGGCACTGTGAAGACATCCCTGGTATATTTGGGTCCCTCCTAGTACCACCCTGCATCCCTACTGGCACCAAGGGAACACCAGATCCCTCCTAGCATCCCCCTGGGTCCTCCCTATTGCTGAGGGGAGATCCCATCACCGGGTCATGCCCTCGCCCCACCTTTTTACCGGAGTTTAACCCCTGCCTTTTACCGGGGCAGGGCCGTGAGGGGGAGATCCGGCACCTCTTCCGGGGCTTCGCCTTCCTGCACTGCAAAAAGCTGGTGGAAAATGGCGGCATGTTCGTCTGCAAGACCCGGCACCTCGTCCTGGCGGGGGGCTCCAAGGTGGGGATGCACCAGGGATACCCCCATGGACTGCCAGGGAAGGCTACAGCCCCCTGGTTTTGCTGCTGCCCCCCTCTCCAGGCACCGTTTTCTCTCTCTTGCAGCCGCGGGATGTCACGAACTTTACCGTGGGTGGTTTTGCTCCCATGAGCCCCCGTATCAGCAGCCCGATGCACCCCAGCGGGGCTGGTGAGTGTTGGGGGTGTACTGGAGGCCGCAGGGGTGTCCCCAAGGACCCCTCCCCGCTGAGTCCCATCTCAATCCTGCAGGCCAACGCGGTGGTTTTGGTGGCGGTGGCATGAGCCGTGGCCGCGGGCGGCGGGATAATGACCTCATTGGGCAGA harbors:
- the SUPT5H gene encoding transcription elongation factor SPT5 isoform X1; translation: MSDSDDSNFSEDESERSSEAEEVEENEAEEERASVAGSEKEEAEEEEEEEEEEYDEEEEEEDDDRPAKKPRHGGFILDEADVDDEYEDEDQWEDGAEDILEKEEIEASNIDNVVLDEDRSGARRLQNLWRDQREEELGEYYMKKYAKSSVGETVYGGSDELSDDITQQQLLPGVKDPNLWTVKCKIGEERATAIALMRKFIAYQFTDTPLQIKSVVAPEHVKGYIYVEAYKQTHVKQAIEGVGNLRMGYWNQQMVPIKEMTDVLKVVKEVTNLKPKSWVRLKRGIYKDDIAQVDYVEPSQNQISLKMIPRIDFDRIKARMSLKDWFAKRKKFKRPPQRLFDAEKIRSLGGDVASDGDFLIFEGNRYSRKGFLFKSFAMSAVITEGVKPTLSELEKFEDQPEGIDLEVVTESTGKEREHNFQPGDNVEVCEGELINLQGKILSVDGNKITIMPKHEDLKDMLEFPAQELRKYFKMGDHVKVIAGRFEGDTGLIVRVEENFVILFSDLTMHELKVLPRDLQLCSETASGVDVGGQHEWGELVQLDPQTVGVIVRLERETFQVLNMYGKVVTVRHQAVTRKKDNRFAVALDSEQNNIHVKDIVKVIDGPHSGREGEIRHLFRGFAFLHCKKLVENGGMFVCKTRHLVLAGGSKPRDVTNFTVGGFAPMSPRISSPMHPSGAGQRGGFGGGGMSRGRGRRDNDLIGQTVRISQGPYKGYIGVVKDATESTARVELHSTCQTISVDRQRLTTVGSRRPGGMTSAYGRTPMYGSQTPMYGSGSRTPMYGSQTPLHDGSRTPHYGSQTPLHDGSRTPAQSGAWDPNNPNTPSRADEDFEYGFDDEPTPSPQGYGGTPNPQTPGYPDPSSPQVNQPYNPQTPGTPAMYNTDQFSPYAVPSPQGSYQPSPSPQSYHQVAPSPVGYQNTHSPASYHPTPSPMAYQASPSPSPVGYSPMTPGAPSPGGYNPHTPGSGIEQSSSDWVTTDIQVKVRDTYLDSQAVGQTGVIRSVTGGMCSVYLKDSEKVVSISSEHLEPVTPTKSNKVKVILGEDREATGILLSIDGEDGIVRMDLEEQLKILNLRFLGKLLEA
- the SUPT5H gene encoding transcription elongation factor SPT5 isoform X3, giving the protein MSDSDDSNFSEDESERSSEAEEVEENEAEEERASVAGSEKEEAEEEEEEEEEEYDEEEEEEDDDRPAKKPRHGGFILDEADVDDEYEDEDQWEDGAEDILEKEEIEASNIDNVVLDEDRSGARRLQNLWRDQREEELGEYYMKKYAKSSVGETVYGGSDELSDDITQQQLLPGVKDPNLWTVKCKIGEERATAIALMRKFIAYQFTDTPLQIKSVVAPEHVKGYIYVEAYKQTHVKQAIEGVGNLRMGYWNQQMVPIKEMTDVLKVVKEVTNLKPKSWVRLKRGIYKDDIAQVDYVEPSQNQISLKMIPRIDFDRIKARMSLKDWFAKRKKFKRPPQRLFDAEKIRSLGGDVASDGDFLIFEGNRYSRKGFLFKSFAMSAVITEGVKPTLSELEKFEDQPEGIDLEVVTESTGKEREHNFQPGDNVEVCEGELINLQGKILSVDGNKITIMPKHEDLKDMLEFPAQELRKYFKMGDHVKVIAGRFEGDTGLIVRVEENFVILFSDLTMHELKVLPRDLQLCSETASGVDVGGQHEWGELVQLDPQTVGVIVRLERETFQVLNMYGKVVTVRHQAVTRKKDNRFAVALDSEQNNIHVKDIVKVIDGPHSGREGEIRHLFRGFAFLHCKKLVENGGMFVCKTRHLVLAGGSKPRDVTNFTVGGFAPMSPRISSPMHPSGAGQRGGFGGGGMSRGRGRRDNDLIGQTVRISQGPYKGYIGVVKDATESTARVELHSTCQTISVDRQRLTTVGSRRPGGMTSAYGRTPMYGSQTPMYGSGSRTPMYGSQTPLHDGSRTPHYGSQTPLHDGSRTPAQSGAWDPNNPNTPSRADEDFEYGFDDEPTPSPQGYGGTPNPQTPGYPDPSSPQVNQPYNPQTPGTPAMQAPAPAQWATAP
- the SUPT5H gene encoding transcription elongation factor SPT5 isoform X2, whose translation is MSDSDDSNFSEDESERSSEAEEVEENEAEEERASVAGSEKEEAEEEEEEEEEEYDEEEEEEDDDRPAKKPRHGGFILDEADVDDEYEDEDQWEDGAEDILEKASNIDNVVLDEDRSGARRLQNLWRDQREEELGEYYMKKYAKSSVGETVYGGSDELSDDITQQQLLPGVKDPNLWTVKCKIGEERATAIALMRKFIAYQFTDTPLQIKSVVAPEHVKGYIYVEAYKQTHVKQAIEGVGNLRMGYWNQQMVPIKEMTDVLKVVKEVTNLKPKSWVRLKRGIYKDDIAQVDYVEPSQNQISLKMIPRIDFDRIKARMSLKDWFAKRKKFKRPPQRLFDAEKIRSLGGDVASDGDFLIFEGNRYSRKGFLFKSFAMSAVITEGVKPTLSELEKFEDQPEGIDLEVVTESTGKEREHNFQPGDNVEVCEGELINLQGKILSVDGNKITIMPKHEDLKDMLEFPAQELRKYFKMGDHVKVIAGRFEGDTGLIVRVEENFVILFSDLTMHELKVLPRDLQLCSETASGVDVGGQHEWGELVQLDPQTVGVIVRLERETFQVLNMYGKVVTVRHQAVTRKKDNRFAVALDSEQNNIHVKDIVKVIDGPHSGREGEIRHLFRGFAFLHCKKLVENGGMFVCKTRHLVLAGGSKPRDVTNFTVGGFAPMSPRISSPMHPSGAGQRGGFGGGGMSRGRGRRDNDLIGQTVRISQGPYKGYIGVVKDATESTARVELHSTCQTISVDRQRLTTVGSRRPGGMTSAYGRTPMYGSQTPMYGSGSRTPMYGSQTPLHDGSRTPHYGSQTPLHDGSRTPAQSGAWDPNNPNTPSRADEDFEYGFDDEPTPSPQGYGGTPNPQTPGYPDPSSPQVNQPYNPQTPGTPAMYNTDQFSPYAVPSPQGSYQPSPSPQSYHQVAPSPVGYQNTHSPASYHPTPSPMAYQASPSPSPVGYSPMTPGAPSPGGYNPHTPGSGIEQSSSDWVTTDIQVKVRDTYLDSQAVGQTGVIRSVTGGMCSVYLKDSEKVVSISSEHLEPVTPTKSNKVKVILGEDREATGILLSIDGEDGIVRMDLEEQLKILNLRFLGKLLEA